A genomic region of Chloracidobacterium sp. contains the following coding sequences:
- a CDS encoding ParA family protein: protein MAKVIAIANQKGGVGKTTTAVNLAAALASSGKKVLLVDADPQSNATSGAGIEKSSSRKSLYDSLILGENVRDIVIPTGFATLWVLPSDKNLAGAEVELVGIEGRNHVLKKLIDDVRDYFHYVIIDCPPSLGLLTINGLTAADSLLVPIQCEYYALEGVTELFDTLARLRRELNPELTIEGLLLTMYDDRTNLSAAVAKDLRDFYGSQVLKTVIPRNVRLAEAPSFGQPILQYDPRSRGAESYMQLAKEILNNG from the coding sequence ATGGCAAAAGTAATTGCGATCGCGAACCAGAAAGGAGGTGTCGGGAAAACTACGACGGCAGTAAATCTGGCGGCAGCACTCGCGTCGTCTGGTAAGAAGGTCCTGTTGGTCGACGCTGATCCGCAGTCGAACGCGACATCGGGTGCGGGTATTGAGAAAAGTTCGAGCCGTAAGAGCCTCTACGATTCTCTAATTCTTGGCGAGAACGTCCGCGACATCGTTATCCCGACCGGATTTGCGACGCTGTGGGTGTTGCCATCCGACAAGAATCTTGCCGGCGCCGAAGTCGAACTGGTCGGGATCGAAGGCCGGAATCACGTCCTCAAGAAACTGATCGATGATGTTCGCGACTATTTTCACTATGTGATAATCGACTGCCCGCCGTCACTCGGGCTGCTGACGATCAACGGACTGACGGCGGCAGATTCACTCTTAGTTCCGATACAATGCGAATACTATGCGCTGGAGGGAGTTACCGAGCTTTTTGACACGCTTGCGCGGTTGCGTCGAGAACTGAATCCGGAGTTGACGATCGAGGGACTCCTTCTGACGATGTATGACGACAGGACAAACCTGTCGGCAGCGGTTGCAAAGGATCTGCGGGATTTTTATGGGTCGCAGGTACTCAAGACTGTGATACCGCGAAATGTTCGCCTAGCCGAGGCCCCTAGCTTTGGCCAGCCTATCCTCCAGTACGATCCTCGGTCGCGCGGCGCCGAGAGCTATATGCAGCTTGCAAAGGAGATATTGAATAATGGCTAG